The Brachyhypopomus gauderio isolate BG-103 chromosome 2, BGAUD_0.2, whole genome shotgun sequence genome contains a region encoding:
- the admb gene encoding pro-adrenomedullin, with protein sequence MKLFLHDVLLWSLLATLVPCAICAPLDLTSEESISVENPCVPKESWRDSAEFLPQSNETEVLSAHHSAQLSERVKRGCNLITCLVHDLAHRINQTPKGMNSAPPEKISPQGYGRRRRRSLSQLPAPQGHGGGRLRQLWLHAQRRSWPQTQT encoded by the exons ATGAAGCTGTTTCTGCATGATGTTCTGCTATGGTCTTTGCTGGCCACGCTCGTGCCCTGTGCTATATGTGCACCACTTGATCTGACCTCTGAGGAAAGTATCAG TGTGGAGAATCCCTGTGTGCCCAAGGAGAGTTGGAGAGATTCAGCAGAATTCCTACCACAGAGCAACGAGACAGAGGTGCTGTCAGCACACCACAG TGCTCAGTTGAGTGAACGAGTGAAGCGTGGATGTAACCTCATCACCTGTTTGGTGCATGACCTGGCCCACCGCATCAACCAGACTCCCAAGGGAATGAACAGCGCCCCCCCAGAGAAGATTAGCCCCCAGGGCTACGGCCGGCGTCGGAGGCGTTCACTCTCTCAGCTCCCCGCCCCTCAGGGCCACGGAGGGGGCCGCCTCAGGCAGCTCTGGCTCCACGCCCAGAGGCGTAGCTGGCCTCAAACACAGACTTAA